From a region of the Rathayibacter sp. VKM Ac-2804 genome:
- a CDS encoding DUF6049 family protein: protein MRRRDLTPSDRPRPRRAVPQLLRSAGAAVLSIALLGGALPVAASAAEPTALESGQATVTATVGAANDGVLLPGEDLQLAVSVRNGTTESIDGARVEVAIDEDTLDSRAELAEWLDGEAEDEGTSTGDGADVRLLPSSSAQVGVTVPAADLPFSTDSIRDPEAFGTHTVSVTVTSPGGTVATARGVVELSTGFPSEQETGVSVLVPLTVPDTADGLLSAETLQDYTQTTGTLSRQLDSVDGRAVTIGVDPRILASIRVLGDSAPESATAWLERLEAVPNEVFALPYADADVAAQAQSGLSTLLAPTSFEYALDPALFAPTSTATPTPTAVPDDTTALPDRPTAESLLAFDWSPTVGSIAWPDDGTVRAADLGVYATTGMNRTVVSSANLALPEDVTTTTRAAVDGHDLIVADSALSTAFDAAVSSGTDSEWRARMADLTADLAQVQREDESPSVILALDRGAAIDGVRLSQTLQAVDALPWAEGTSLAAALTAAPTEDATVVDSPESEQRLEGVSDLLTAAARVESFSAVLTDPQLLSGKRRNDLLALLAVTWREDPTGWQGAVAASREQADTTLSSVAIESSDSVTQLSRDSSIPVYVRNDLPWPVTVRIQASTSNAVLDIDESSVEPTAIDARSQGRVLIPVKARVGNGETELRMQLTAQDGTPIGAPTGIVTNVRADWETVGTLGVGILLVLVFGAGILRNIRRRRRGDTPEEDEEDPNAPLAVQPGLDDDRTDPRG from the coding sequence ATGCGTCGGCGCGACCTCACCCCCTCCGATCGTCCCCGCCCCCGGCGCGCGGTCCCGCAGCTGCTCCGCTCCGCCGGTGCAGCTGTGCTCTCGATCGCGCTCCTCGGCGGTGCGCTCCCCGTCGCGGCGAGCGCCGCTGAGCCCACGGCTCTCGAGTCCGGGCAGGCCACCGTCACCGCCACGGTGGGCGCGGCGAACGACGGCGTCCTCCTCCCCGGCGAGGACCTCCAGTTGGCGGTCTCCGTGCGCAACGGCACCACCGAGTCCATCGACGGCGCGCGGGTCGAGGTCGCGATCGACGAGGACACCCTCGACTCGCGGGCCGAGCTCGCCGAGTGGCTCGACGGCGAGGCGGAGGACGAGGGCACGAGCACCGGCGACGGCGCCGACGTGCGACTGCTGCCCTCCAGCTCGGCCCAGGTCGGCGTGACCGTGCCCGCGGCCGACCTCCCCTTCTCGACCGACTCGATCCGCGATCCCGAGGCCTTCGGCACGCACACCGTCTCGGTGACCGTCACCAGCCCCGGCGGAACGGTCGCGACGGCCCGCGGCGTCGTCGAGCTCTCGACCGGCTTCCCGAGCGAGCAGGAGACCGGTGTCAGCGTCCTCGTGCCGCTCACCGTGCCCGACACCGCCGACGGCCTGCTCTCGGCCGAGACGCTGCAGGACTACACCCAGACCACCGGCACGCTCTCGCGCCAGCTCGACAGCGTCGACGGCCGCGCCGTGACCATCGGTGTGGATCCGCGCATCCTCGCGTCGATCCGCGTCCTCGGCGACTCGGCACCGGAGTCGGCGACCGCCTGGCTCGAGCGCCTCGAGGCGGTGCCCAACGAGGTCTTCGCCCTCCCCTACGCCGACGCGGACGTGGCCGCCCAGGCCCAGTCCGGCCTGTCCACCCTCCTGGCGCCGACCTCGTTCGAGTACGCGCTCGATCCTGCTCTCTTCGCACCGACGAGCACGGCGACGCCGACGCCGACGGCCGTTCCCGACGACACGACCGCCCTCCCCGACCGCCCGACGGCCGAGTCGCTCCTCGCGTTCGACTGGTCGCCGACGGTCGGCAGCATCGCCTGGCCCGACGACGGCACCGTCCGCGCCGCGGATCTCGGCGTCTATGCCACGACCGGCATGAACCGCACCGTCGTGTCCTCCGCCAACCTCGCACTGCCGGAGGACGTCACGACGACCACCCGGGCCGCCGTCGACGGCCACGACCTGATCGTCGCCGACAGCGCCCTCTCGACCGCCTTCGACGCGGCCGTCAGCTCCGGCACCGACTCCGAGTGGCGCGCGCGCATGGCCGACCTCACCGCCGACCTCGCGCAGGTCCAGCGCGAGGACGAGTCGCCGTCCGTGATCCTGGCGCTCGACCGCGGCGCCGCCATCGACGGCGTCCGGCTCTCGCAGACCCTTCAGGCCGTCGACGCGCTGCCGTGGGCGGAAGGGACCTCGCTCGCCGCCGCCCTCACCGCGGCGCCGACCGAGGACGCGACCGTCGTCGACAGCCCGGAGTCGGAGCAGCGCCTCGAGGGCGTCTCGGACCTCCTCACCGCGGCCGCCCGCGTCGAGTCCTTCTCCGCCGTCCTCACCGACCCGCAGCTGCTCAGCGGCAAGCGCCGCAACGACCTCCTCGCCCTGCTCGCCGTCACCTGGCGCGAGGACCCGACCGGCTGGCAGGGAGCGGTCGCCGCGAGCCGCGAGCAGGCCGACACCACGCTCTCCTCCGTCGCGATCGAGAGCTCCGACAGCGTCACGCAGCTCTCCCGCGACTCGAGCATCCCGGTCTACGTCCGCAACGACCTGCCCTGGCCCGTGACGGTCCGGATCCAGGCCTCGACCTCCAACGCGGTCCTCGACATCGACGAGTCCTCGGTCGAGCCCACGGCGATCGACGCCCGCTCGCAGGGCCGCGTCCTCATCCCGGTGAAGGCCCGCGTCGGCAACGGCGAGACCGAGCTCCGCATGCAGCTGACGGCCCAGGACGGCACGCCCATCGGCGCTCCTACCGGCATCGTCACCAACGTCCGCGCCGACTGGGAGACCGTCGGCACCCTCGGCGTCGGCATCCTCCTGGTCCTCGTCTTCGGCGCGGGCATCCTCCGCAACATCCGCCGGCGCCGCCGCGGCGACACCCCCGAGGAGGACGAGGAGGACCCGAACGCCCCGCTCGCCGTCCAGCCGGGCCTCGACGACGACCGAACGGATCCCCGTGGCTAG
- a CDS encoding CCA tRNA nucleotidyltransferase yields MHSVQTALETLRALAATPTVARLAEAFAAQGHELALVGGPVRDAFLGHGVHDLDFTTSARPDDIVRIVAPIAEAHWDIGRAFGTIGARIAGETVEITTYRSDSYDGVSRKPEVEFGNSLEGDLVRRDFTVNAMALRLPEIVLVDPAGGVEDLLAGRLRTPAAADLSFGDDPLRMLRAARFTSQLGFRTTDEVEWAMAELAPRIDDVSAERVQEELRKLLATASPRAGLELLVDTGLAGYFLPELPALRLEQDEHHHHKDVYVHSLTVLEQAIALEGQRNPGAAPDVTLRIAALLHDIGKPATRRLEPGGAVSFYHHDLVGSKLAIKRLRSLKFDKQTISDVARLIELHLRFFGYTEGAWTDSAVRRYVTDAGPLLERLHILTRADVTTRNTRKADRLAHAYDDLEQRIAELAEKEELASKRPDLDGTQIMAILELPPGREVGLAYRFLLELRLEEGPLGEEEAARRLKEWWAAR; encoded by the coding sequence ATGCACAGCGTCCAGACCGCACTCGAGACCCTCCGCGCTCTCGCGGCGACGCCGACGGTGGCCCGGCTCGCGGAGGCGTTCGCGGCCCAGGGCCACGAGCTCGCGCTGGTCGGCGGCCCGGTCCGCGACGCCTTCCTCGGGCACGGCGTGCACGACCTCGACTTCACGACCTCGGCGCGGCCGGACGACATCGTGCGGATCGTCGCTCCGATCGCGGAGGCGCACTGGGACATCGGCCGGGCGTTCGGCACGATCGGCGCGCGCATCGCGGGCGAGACGGTCGAGATCACGACCTACCGCAGCGACAGCTACGACGGCGTCAGCCGGAAGCCGGAGGTCGAGTTCGGCAACAGCCTCGAGGGCGACCTCGTGCGCCGCGACTTCACCGTCAACGCGATGGCGCTGCGGCTCCCCGAGATCGTGCTGGTCGACCCCGCCGGGGGAGTGGAGGACCTGCTCGCGGGCCGGCTGCGCACGCCGGCTGCGGCCGATCTCTCCTTCGGCGACGATCCGCTGCGGATGCTGCGCGCCGCGCGGTTCACCTCGCAGCTGGGCTTCCGCACGACCGACGAGGTCGAGTGGGCGATGGCCGAGCTGGCCCCCCGCATCGACGACGTCTCGGCGGAGCGGGTGCAGGAGGAGCTGCGGAAGCTCCTCGCGACCGCCTCGCCGCGGGCGGGACTCGAGCTCCTCGTCGACACCGGTCTGGCGGGTTACTTCCTCCCCGAGCTGCCGGCGCTGCGCCTGGAGCAGGACGAGCACCATCACCACAAGGACGTCTACGTGCACAGCCTCACCGTGCTGGAGCAGGCGATCGCCCTCGAGGGGCAGCGGAACCCCGGCGCGGCACCCGACGTCACCCTCCGCATCGCCGCGCTGCTGCACGACATCGGCAAGCCGGCCACGCGGCGTCTGGAGCCGGGCGGAGCGGTCAGCTTCTACCACCACGACCTCGTCGGCTCGAAGCTCGCGATCAAGCGGCTGCGCTCGCTGAAGTTCGACAAGCAGACGATCAGCGACGTCGCCCGGCTGATCGAGCTGCACCTGCGCTTCTTCGGCTACACCGAGGGCGCCTGGACCGACTCGGCCGTCCGCCGCTACGTGACCGACGCCGGCCCGCTGCTGGAGCGGCTGCACATCCTGACCCGGGCCGACGTGACCACCCGCAACACCCGCAAGGCCGACCGCCTGGCGCACGCCTACGACGACCTGGAGCAGCGGATCGCGGAGCTCGCCGAGAAGGAGGAGCTCGCGTCGAAGCGGCCCGACCTGGACGGCACGCAGATCATGGCGATCCTCGAGCTGCCGCCGGGGCGCGAGGTGGGGCTGGCGTACAGGTTCCTGCTGGAGCTGCGGCTCGAGGAGGGGCCGCTCGGCGAGGAGGAGGCCGCCCGGCGGCTGAAGGAGTGGTGGGCGGCGCGCTGA
- the rpsF gene encoding 30S ribosomal protein S6, giving the protein MTHQYELMVILDPEIDERTVAPSLDKFLNVIRTDGGSIDKVDVWGRRRLAYEINKKSEGIYAVVDFTSTSAAANELDRQLKLSEAVMRTKVLRAEEGIAQVAAAKKLADEKAARKAAKAPAAPKA; this is encoded by the coding sequence GTGACGCATCAGTACGAACTCATGGTGATCCTGGATCCCGAGATCGATGAGCGCACCGTCGCTCCGAGTCTCGACAAGTTCCTCAACGTCATCCGCACCGATGGTGGATCCATCGACAAGGTCGACGTCTGGGGCCGCCGTCGTCTGGCGTACGAGATCAACAAGAAGTCCGAGGGCATCTACGCCGTCGTCGACTTCACGTCGACCTCGGCCGCCGCGAACGAGCTCGACCGTCAGCTGAAGCTGTCGGAGGCCGTCATGCGCACCAAGGTGCTCCGCGCCGAAGAGGGCATCGCCCAGGTCGCCGCCGCCAAGAAGCTCGCCGACGAGAAGGCCGCCCGCAAGGCTGCCAAGGCTCCGGCCGCTCCCAAGGCGTAA
- a CDS encoding single-stranded DNA-binding protein: MAGETIITVVGNLTADPELRYTQGGLAVANFTIASTPRTFDRQANDWKDGEALFLRASVWREFAENVAGTLTKGSRVVATGRLKQRSYETKEGEKRTSIELEIDEIGPSLRYATAQVTRAAGGGGGRGQVGGGGGNQGASQGGFGGGNGGNQGGSGGNGGGNRGGGQAEEPWAPSAPAGGDVWSTPGSYNDETPF; the protein is encoded by the coding sequence ATGGCCGGCGAGACGATCATCACCGTGGTGGGGAACCTCACCGCCGACCCCGAGCTGCGCTACACGCAGGGCGGGCTCGCGGTCGCGAACTTCACCATCGCCTCCACGCCGCGCACCTTCGACCGTCAGGCGAACGACTGGAAGGACGGCGAAGCGCTGTTCCTCCGGGCCTCCGTCTGGCGCGAGTTCGCCGAGAACGTCGCGGGGACGCTGACCAAGGGAAGCCGTGTCGTCGCGACCGGCCGCCTGAAGCAGCGCTCCTACGAGACGAAGGAAGGCGAGAAGCGCACCAGCATCGAGCTCGAGATCGACGAGATCGGCCCCTCGCTGCGCTACGCGACCGCTCAGGTCACGCGCGCAGCAGGTGGCGGCGGTGGACGCGGTCAGGTCGGCGGCGGCGGAGGCAACCAGGGCGCGAGCCAGGGCGGCTTCGGCGGCGGCAACGGCGGCAACCAGGGGGGCTCCGGCGGAAACGGCGGCGGCAACCGCGGTGGCGGCCAGGCCGAGGAGCCGTGGGCGCCCAGCGCTCCGGCCGGTGGCGACGTGTGGAGCACGCCGGGCAGCTACAACGACGAGACGCCGTTCTGA
- the rpsR gene encoding 30S ribosomal protein S18, with protein sequence MAGKSSGDRRKPIRGKGAKNAAPAKSVRVGVIDYKDVPTLRKFISERGKIRARRITGVSVQEQRLIARAVKNAREMALLPYAGSGR encoded by the coding sequence ATGGCTGGAAAGAGCAGCGGCGACCGCCGCAAGCCGATCCGCGGCAAGGGCGCGAAGAACGCGGCCCCCGCGAAGTCGGTCCGCGTGGGCGTCATCGACTACAAGGACGTCCCGACCCTTCGCAAGTTCATCTCGGAGCGCGGGAAGATCCGCGCCCGTCGCATCACCGGCGTCTCCGTCCAGGAGCAGCGCCTCATCGCCCGCGCCGTCAAGAACGCCCGCGAGATGGCACTCCTGCCCTACGCCGGCAGCGGAAGGTAG
- the rplI gene encoding 50S ribosomal protein L9, whose protein sequence is MSKVILTHEVDGLGSAGDVVDVKNGYARNYLIPQGFGVAWTRGGEKQVEQIKSARAAREHKTIEEAQHTKQVLEANRVKLTVKAGKDGRLFGSVKTSDIATAVAAAGYGELDKRKIVISNAIKNIGEHEAVVRLRDDIQATVKLQVVAAK, encoded by the coding sequence ATGTCCAAGGTCATCCTGACCCACGAGGTCGACGGTCTCGGCTCCGCCGGTGACGTCGTCGACGTCAAGAACGGGTACGCCCGCAACTACCTCATCCCGCAGGGCTTCGGCGTCGCGTGGACCCGCGGTGGCGAGAAGCAGGTCGAGCAGATCAAGTCGGCGCGAGCCGCTCGTGAGCACAAGACCATCGAAGAGGCTCAGCACACGAAGCAGGTCCTCGAGGCCAACCGCGTGAAGCTGACCGTCAAGGCCGGCAAGGACGGGCGCCTCTTCGGCTCCGTCAAGACCTCCGACATCGCGACCGCGGTGGCGGCGGCCGGCTACGGCGAGCTCGACAAGCGCAAGATCGTGATCTCGAACGCGATCAAGAACATCGGCGAGCACGAGGCCGTGGTGCGTCTGCGCGACGACATCCAGGCCACCGTGAAGCTGCAGGTGGTCGCGGCCAAGTAA
- the dnaB gene encoding replicative DNA helicase has translation MTIAHLAVPGSDGRDGRDSRGDSPRSNERTPPHDLLAEQSALGGMLLSKDAVADVVESVKATDFYIPKHEIVFEAILALYSHGEPTDVIAVTDELTKQGELQRAGGADYLHSLTAMVPTAANAGYYASIVAERALLRRLVEAGTRIAQMGYQGEGEVLDLVNTAQAEIYNVTGSETAEDYVPLTDAVTVAIDEIEAAAHKDGAFTGVPTGFADLDDLTNGFHPGQMIIVAARPALGKSTLALDFARAAAIKHNMATIFFSLEMGRSEIAMRLLSAEASVPLQHMRKGTVDQRDWTTIASTRGRINDAPLYIDDSPNLTLVEIRAKCRRLKQRIGLKMVVIDYLQLMTSGKKVESRQQEVSEFSRALKLLAKELQVPVIALSQLNRGPEQRADKLPAISDLRESGSIEQDADMVILLHRESAYEKDNPRAGEADLIVAKHRNGPTRTVTVGFHGHFSRFADIPAV, from the coding sequence ATGACGATCGCGCACCTGGCGGTTCCCGGCTCGGACGGACGAGACGGACGGGACTCCCGAGGGGACTCCCCGCGCAGCAACGAGCGCACTCCCCCGCACGACCTGCTCGCGGAGCAGTCGGCACTGGGCGGCATGCTGCTCTCCAAGGACGCCGTCGCCGACGTCGTCGAGAGCGTCAAGGCGACCGACTTCTACATCCCCAAGCACGAGATCGTCTTCGAGGCGATCCTCGCGCTCTACTCGCACGGCGAGCCGACCGACGTCATCGCCGTCACCGACGAGCTGACCAAGCAGGGCGAGCTGCAGCGCGCCGGCGGCGCCGACTACCTGCACTCGCTCACCGCGATGGTGCCGACCGCGGCGAACGCGGGCTACTACGCGTCGATCGTGGCCGAGCGCGCGCTGCTGCGCCGGCTGGTCGAGGCGGGCACCCGGATCGCGCAGATGGGCTACCAGGGCGAGGGCGAGGTGCTCGACCTCGTCAACACGGCGCAGGCCGAGATCTACAACGTCACCGGGTCCGAGACGGCGGAGGACTACGTCCCGCTGACGGACGCGGTGACCGTCGCCATCGACGAGATCGAGGCGGCCGCGCACAAGGACGGCGCCTTCACCGGCGTGCCGACCGGCTTCGCCGACCTGGACGACCTCACCAACGGCTTCCACCCGGGCCAGATGATCATCGTCGCCGCGCGACCGGCGCTCGGAAAGTCGACGCTCGCGCTCGACTTCGCCCGCGCCGCCGCGATCAAGCACAACATGGCCACGATCTTCTTCTCGCTCGAGATGGGGCGCAGCGAGATCGCGATGCGCCTGCTCTCGGCCGAGGCGTCGGTGCCGCTGCAGCACATGCGCAAGGGCACGGTCGACCAGCGCGACTGGACGACCATCGCCTCCACCCGCGGCCGCATCAACGACGCGCCGCTCTACATCGACGACTCGCCGAACCTCACCCTCGTCGAGATCCGCGCGAAGTGCCGCCGGCTCAAGCAGCGCATCGGCCTGAAGATGGTCGTCATCGACTACCTCCAGCTGATGACCTCGGGCAAGAAGGTCGAGAGCCGCCAGCAGGAGGTCTCCGAGTTCTCCCGCGCGCTCAAGCTGCTCGCGAAGGAGCTGCAGGTGCCGGTCATCGCGCTGTCGCAGCTGAACCGCGGACCGGAGCAGCGCGCCGACAAGCTGCCCGCGATCTCCGACCTCCGCGAGTCCGGCTCGATCGAGCAGGACGCCGACATGGTGATCCTCCTCCACCGCGAGAGCGCCTACGAGAAGGACAACCCGCGCGCGGGCGAGGCCGACCTCATCGTCGCCAAGCACCGCAATGGCCCGACCCGTACAGTCACCGTCGGCTTCCACGGCCACTTCTCCCGCTTCGCGGACATCCCGGCGGTCTGA
- a CDS encoding RNA-binding S4 domain-containing protein, translated as MAAQDPVEEVALDGESIRLGQFLKFAGILESGGEVKEAVADGFVSVNGEVDRRRGRQLVVGDVVEFGGRRFRVGA; from the coding sequence GTGGCTGCACAGGATCCGGTCGAGGAGGTCGCGCTCGACGGGGAGAGCATCCGGCTCGGGCAGTTTCTCAAGTTCGCGGGGATCCTCGAATCCGGGGGCGAGGTGAAGGAGGCCGTCGCGGACGGCTTCGTCAGCGTGAACGGCGAGGTGGACCGGCGGCGCGGGCGGCAGCTCGTGGTCGGCGACGTCGTGGAGTTCGGCGGGCGACGGTTCCGCGTCGGGGCGTAG
- a CDS encoding dihydrofolate reductase family protein translates to MGFVSYGMLVSIDGFVAAVDGDISGFPAPGPALHRVFNDGQRAAALSVYGSRMWRMMAYWGRPDPEWDEVSEDFARAWVETPKVVFSSTVTEVPEGVTLIASDAVDAFRRIRAETDGTIEVSGPALAASLGAAGLIDEYRLHTQPFVLGSGTPYFAAGFRPELRFVGSEPLPEGAVLTRYAPR, encoded by the coding sequence ATGGGGTTCGTCAGCTACGGGATGCTCGTGTCGATCGACGGGTTCGTCGCGGCGGTGGACGGCGACATCTCCGGGTTCCCAGCACCTGGGCCGGCGCTGCACCGGGTCTTCAACGACGGGCAGCGGGCCGCCGCCCTGTCGGTCTACGGCAGCCGGATGTGGCGGATGATGGCGTACTGGGGCCGGCCGGATCCGGAGTGGGACGAGGTCTCCGAGGACTTCGCGCGGGCGTGGGTCGAGACTCCGAAGGTCGTCTTCTCGTCGACGGTGACCGAGGTGCCCGAGGGCGTGACGCTGATCGCCTCCGATGCGGTCGACGCCTTCCGCCGGATCCGGGCCGAGACCGACGGCACGATCGAGGTGAGCGGGCCGGCGCTGGCCGCCTCGCTCGGCGCGGCCGGACTGATCGACGAGTACCGGCTCCACACGCAGCCGTTCGTCCTAGGCAGCGGAACGCCGTACTTCGCCGCCGGGTTCCGACCGGAGCTGCGCTTCGTCGGCAGCGAGCCGCTGCCGGAGGGCGCGGTGCTGACGCGGTATGCGCCGCGGTGA
- a CDS encoding Abi family protein, which yields MALKPSLSWAQQVQLLRQRGLAVGDPAACEEFLAAQNYYRFSGYARYFRRAPQDGDDMFVQDTSFEGIRRIYDADEELRQSLSAQLAHAEILLRSHTAHVIADRHGPYRSYLSAAFYSNAPSAEPTVEACLRDIERSRERHILRFTANTREVGTARFDALPIWSAVDAWSFGTLSKCIERGDSGSLAGAVASSLGIAQAGFAYRVRALVYLRNRCAHHSRLWNHSIIDAGPTPNNVRTKAKRLAGQFDPRSVLDVVASLDDILLRGAGAVAILPSLIIEHSPHEPFWRGLRAPQTTHDQHDHIP from the coding sequence GTGGCTCTGAAGCCGAGCCTTTCGTGGGCGCAGCAGGTTCAGCTGCTCCGCCAGCGCGGCCTCGCCGTCGGTGACCCGGCGGCCTGCGAAGAATTCCTAGCGGCGCAGAACTACTACCGGTTCTCCGGCTATGCCAGGTATTTTCGGCGCGCCCCGCAGGACGGCGACGACATGTTCGTCCAGGACACCTCCTTCGAAGGGATCCGGAGGATCTACGACGCAGACGAAGAGCTGAGGCAGTCGCTCAGCGCACAGCTCGCGCACGCCGAGATCCTCCTCCGCAGCCACACCGCTCATGTCATCGCCGATCGACACGGCCCCTACAGGTCGTATCTCTCGGCCGCCTTCTACTCGAATGCTCCCTCTGCGGAGCCGACCGTGGAGGCGTGCCTCCGAGACATCGAACGCAGTCGGGAGAGGCACATTCTGCGGTTCACAGCGAACACTCGCGAGGTGGGTACCGCACGCTTCGATGCGCTGCCGATCTGGTCTGCAGTCGACGCTTGGTCGTTCGGCACGCTGTCGAAGTGCATCGAACGCGGTGATTCCGGGTCGCTGGCCGGCGCGGTCGCCTCGAGCCTCGGTATCGCTCAGGCGGGATTCGCATACCGAGTTCGGGCGCTCGTGTATCTGCGCAACAGGTGTGCTCACCACAGTCGGCTGTGGAACCACTCGATCATCGACGCCGGACCGACGCCGAACAACGTCCGGACGAAGGCGAAGCGTCTGGCCGGGCAGTTCGATCCGAGATCCGTGCTCGACGTCGTCGCGTCGCTTGATGACATCCTCCTTCGAGGTGCAGGCGCCGTAGCCATCCTTCCGTCGCTCATCATCGAGCACTCACCACACGAGCCCTTCTGGCGGGGACTCCGCGCGCCGCAGACCACTCACGATCAGCACGACCACATCCCCTGA